The Mailhella massiliensis DNA segment AGGAAAGAAGATTGTCGATGGTGGTGCCGTATTCGAAGCAGAAGGGCCCGCCGGAGTTTTCCGACACGTTGCCGCCGATGGTGGAGGCCGTTTTGGAAGCCGGGTCCACGGTGAAGAGCAGCCCCTTGGAAGAGGCGAAGTCGATGGCGTCCTGCGTGACCACGCCTGCCTGACACGTCATGGTGCGAGCGGCCCTGTTCACCGATTTTGCCGTAAGGCGCGTGGTGCTCACCACCACGGTACGCTTGCGCGTGGGCACGGTGCCGCCGGTAAGGCCGGAAGCCCCGCCGCGGGGAATGATGGCGAACTTCATTTCGTTGGCAAGACGCACCAGCGCGCTGATCTGTTCCGGCGTATCGGGTTCCACCACCAGAAGAGGCAGTTCCATGCGCAGGTCCGTGGCGTCGGTGGCGGCGGCCACCAGCGCGCCCCGGCGGCGCAGGATGCAGTCGTCGGGCATGATGGAGGAAAGCCGTCCCGTGAGCTCCCGGCAGAATTCCAGCTCCGCCTCGTGGGCGCTCCAGAACATGGTGATGCCTTCGCTTATGGCCGTGGCGTACTGATGGGCGAGGGAGGGAGATTCCGCCTGATAATGCTCGTTGACGCTCTTCTTCACGTCGCCTGCGGAAATGAAGGGGTTGTAGGCGACGAGGAAAAGCTCTTCCGCTATATCAATGGCAAGCTGCCGGACGCTCTGGGGCCAGCGCTCGAACTCATCCAGATTGATGCGGAGTATGCGGTTGACCACATATTCTGCCGATATGGAAATGTGGGGCCCTTTATGGGGCATGGCTCTCTCCTTGAAAACAAAATTTCGATTCTTTAACTATATTCCGATAGATAGTAATATCAATATATTATTATATACTACGCTGCAAATGCGCCTTTTCCGCGCCGCCCCGACCTCTGCGCGATGCAGAAGGTGGTGCCACAGAAAAAAAGGAAGGAACAAAAACTCCCCGGAGCGTTCCTTCATAGCCTGTCCGTCAAAAATTGGCAAGAGACCGGCAAAGGCCCCGCCGGCGTGTCTTCCCCTGCCGACATCATGGCAACTACGGGAAATCATGAGGATAACATGACCTCCTGCCTCTTCTTCGGAAGCCTTCCCCCGGGTATGAGCGCTCCCGGCTTTCTGCGCGGGGTTAGAAAGCGCGGCCCATGCTGCACGACATGTGCCGGAGAACCGCGAATTCCCCGGAAGGACAGCATGACGGCATGAAAAAAAGGCGCGCTTTTCCCAAGCGCGCCTTTTTCGCAGGCAGAAAGCCCCGGTGCGGCAGACTCACGCCGCCCCGGAAACTGAAAAGCCCACATCCGCCGCACGAAGTTTCTCCGTGCAGAAGCCCCTTTCTCCGCCTTCCTCTCCCGTGCTTTCCCAAACGCCGGAGGAACAGAAAGCGACACAGCCGTCTCGGGACGCATCACATCAGGGAAGGGGGCTCGTCCATCTGCTTTTCCGTGGTGCAGATTCCCAGCTTCTTCATGCGGTGCTGCAGTGTCGAACGATTAATGCCCAGCAGGGAAGCAGCTCCGTACTCTCCTCCCAGCTTTCCGCCGCTTTTCTTCAATGCCTGCAGAATATGTCCCGCTCCATTTCCGCCAGCGTCTGCAGGCGGCTGTTCATCTTCGTGTCGGAAGAGGGCGGCGAGGACCGTTCGCTGCCGGTGACGCCGCTTCGGATGAGCTCGTCGACCTCCCTGACGCTGATCCGCTTCGCTTCATTGTATATCACCATGATATGAAGCAGAACATTGCGCAGTTCCCGTATATTGCCGGGCCAGTCCCACCCCTTGAAGACCCTCATCATCTCCCTGGAGACCAGTATGTTCATGGGGACTGAAGGAATGACATACTTTTCCGACAACTGCGACACCAGTTTATCCATGAGATACGGAATATCATCCTTTCTGTCCCGAAGCGGCGGAATCTTCAGCACATAGCCCGAAAGCCGGTAGAACAAGTCCGTACGGAAGGACCCTTCCCTGATGGCACTGTCAATATCAATGTTGGTCGCCGCAATGAAGCGCACGTCGACCTTCTGTGAGACGCTCTCCCCCACACGTTCAAAGGTCGATTCCTCCAGAACCTGCAGCAGCTTGCTCTGCATGTCCTTGCTCAGATCGCCTATCTCGTCCAGAAACAGCGTGCCCTTCTGGGCCATTTCCAGGCGCCCTATGCGTTTTTCCTCTGCCCCGGTAAAAGCCCCCTTGCAATGTCCGAAAAGCTCGCTCTCAAACAGCGTGGACGAGAGCGAAGGACAGTTCACTTTGATAAATGCGTTGTTATGTCGCGGACTTCTCAAATGAATTTCCCGGGCGAGCATGGATTTGCCGGTTCCGCTCTCACCGATGATCAGCACGGGAATATCAAATTTTGATATGGATACAACCTGTTTCCTGAAAGTTTGCATGGAGGAGTTATAATATAAAAAATTGCCTTTCAGGTCATTGCTCTTCAGGTCACTTTCGGAACAGGAAACCTTTGCTGGCGGCTCTCCATGTTCCTGAAGCACGAACGGCGTGGAAGAAAACTGGGGGGAAAGAATCACTCCCAGGCAGATGGATATGGCGGGGGAAATTTCCGTTAAAAAATTGGTAATAGCATAAAGATCAACAGGTTGCTTGAAGAACGAACAGTGCAGCGTCGCAAAGATCCTGTCATTGAGCATCAGCGGAAAGGCCATGGTCGTCGTCAGCCCGGCTTCCACCAGAGGGTGCTGAATGATATCGGGAAACGCTCCCGGCAGATCGGTAATGACCACAGGCTTGCGTTCCTCGATCACCTTTCCCGCAACGGTCTGCATAGGATCTGCAGGACGTATGGTCGACAGCGACTTGATGACCACCCCCTCAACGGAGGTAAAATAGGAAAGCATTCTGCATTCGGAATCATACAAATTGATAGCCATTCTATCAAATTCAAAAACCGACAACAACTCATTATAAAGCGTTTTGCAAAAGTTTGTACGAGAAACGCTTGTAGTT contains these protein-coding regions:
- a CDS encoding helix-turn-helix domain-containing protein — its product is MKKSGGKLGGEYGAASLLGINRSTLQHRMKKLGICTTEKQMDEPPSLM
- a CDS encoding sigma 54-interacting transcriptional regulator, with protein sequence MYWGSIFMQTKNFHQKSEYVIKNLLHSLTTSVSRTNFCKTLYNELLSVFEFDRMAINLYDSECRMLSYFTSVEGVVIKSLSTIRPADPMQTVAGKVIEERKPVVITDLPGAFPDIIQHPLVEAGLTTTMAFPLMLNDRIFATLHCSFFKQPVDLYAITNFLTEISPAISICLGVILSPQFSSTPFVLQEHGEPPAKVSCSESDLKSNDLKGNFLYYNSSMQTFRKQVVSISKFDIPVLIIGESGTGKSMLAREIHLRSPRHNNAFIKVNCPSLSSTLFESELFGHCKGAFTGAEEKRIGRLEMAQKGTLFLDEIGDLSKDMQSKLLQVLEESTFERVGESVSQKVDVRFIAATNIDIDSAIREGSFRTDLFYRLSGYVLKIPPLRDRKDDIPYLMDKLVSQLSEKYVIPSVPMNILVSREMMRVFKGWDWPGNIRELRNVLLHIMVIYNEAKRISVREVDELIRSGVTGSERSSPPSSDTKMNSRLQTLAEMERDIFCRH